One window from the genome of Aeromonas sp. FDAARGOS 1405 encodes:
- the ilvN gene encoding acetolactate synthase small subunit yields MRHIISVLLENESGALSRVVGLFSQRGYNIETLTVAPTEDPTLSRMTIVTMGDERVLEQIQKQLHKLVDVLKVCDLSEGEHIEREIALVKARAAGGARDELKRLADIFRGQIVDVTPEQYTVQLVGTSEKLDAFIKTAAQTNEIIEVVRSGVCGISRADKALRP; encoded by the coding sequence ATGAGACACATCATTTCAGTACTGCTGGAGAACGAATCCGGCGCCCTGAGCCGCGTGGTGGGTCTCTTCTCCCAGCGCGGCTACAACATCGAGACCCTGACGGTGGCGCCGACCGAGGATCCCACCCTGTCGCGCATGACTATCGTCACCATGGGGGACGAGCGGGTGCTGGAGCAGATCCAGAAGCAGCTGCACAAGCTGGTGGATGTGCTCAAGGTGTGCGACCTGAGCGAAGGGGAGCATATCGAGCGGGAGATCGCGCTGGTCAAGGCGCGCGCCGCCGGTGGGGCCCGTGACGAGCTGAAACGGCTGGCGGATATCTTCCGTGGCCAGATCGTCGACGTCACCCCCGAGCAGTACACGGTACAGCTGGTGGGCACCAGCGAGAAGCTGGATGCCTTTATCAAGACTGCCGCCCAGACCAACGAGATCATCGAAGTGGTGCGCTCCGGTGTCTGCGGCATCTCTCGGGCGGACAAGGCGCTGCGCCCCTGA
- a CDS encoding acetolactate synthase 3 large subunit has protein sequence MEMLSGAQMVVRALEDQGVEHVFGYPGGSVLDIYDALFENGKMEHVLVRHEQAAVHMADGYARSTGKVGTVLVTSGPGATNCITGIATAYMDSIPLVILSGQVPTSMIGEDAFQETDMIGISRPVVKHSFLCKKASDIPEAIKKAYYIAASGRPGPVVVDLPKDVQNPKEKFPYQYPETVSLRSYNPTKSGHKGQIKRAAKLLVDAQRPVMYVGGGAINANADHLVTKLAELLNLPVTTTLMGLGAFPGTHPQFIGMLGMHGTFEANKTMHNADLIFAVGARFDDRVTNNVAKFCPDATVVHIDIDPTSISKTVQAHVPIVGSVETVLEQMLEVVRECGFDNDKEALADWWNQINQWRSRHCLAYEKSSTQIKPQQVIETLYKVTQGQAFVASDVGQHQMFAALYYPFAKPRQWINSGGLGTMGFGIPAAMGAQFANPDAVVCCVTGDGSVQMNIQELSTCMQYGVPIKIISINNRALGMVKQWQKMFYGGRHSHSYMESLPDFVKLAEAYGHVGIAVSDPAELESAMEKAFAMKDRLVFMDISVDPDEHVYPMQIKFGAMDEMWLSKTERT, from the coding sequence ATGGAGATGTTATCAGGCGCCCAGATGGTGGTTAGAGCGCTGGAAGATCAGGGAGTTGAGCACGTCTTCGGCTACCCTGGTGGCTCAGTACTCGACATCTATGACGCTCTCTTCGAAAACGGCAAGATGGAGCACGTCTTGGTGCGTCACGAGCAAGCCGCGGTTCACATGGCGGACGGTTACGCCCGTTCCACCGGCAAGGTGGGGACTGTGCTGGTGACCTCGGGCCCGGGAGCGACCAACTGCATTACCGGTATTGCCACCGCCTATATGGATTCCATTCCGCTGGTGATCCTCTCCGGCCAAGTGCCGACCAGCATGATCGGGGAGGATGCGTTTCAGGAGACCGACATGATCGGTATCTCCCGTCCGGTGGTCAAGCACAGCTTCCTGTGCAAGAAGGCGAGCGATATTCCCGAGGCCATCAAGAAGGCCTACTACATTGCCGCCAGCGGCCGCCCGGGGCCGGTGGTGGTGGATCTGCCCAAAGATGTGCAGAACCCGAAAGAGAAATTCCCCTACCAGTATCCCGAGACGGTCTCTCTGCGCTCCTACAATCCGACCAAATCCGGTCACAAGGGTCAGATCAAGCGAGCTGCCAAGCTGCTGGTGGATGCCCAGCGCCCGGTGATGTACGTGGGCGGCGGTGCCATCAATGCCAACGCGGATCATCTGGTGACCAAGCTGGCGGAGCTGCTGAATCTGCCGGTGACCACCACCCTGATGGGGTTGGGGGCCTTCCCCGGCACCCATCCGCAATTTATCGGCATGCTGGGGATGCACGGTACCTTCGAAGCCAACAAGACCATGCACAATGCGGATCTTATCTTCGCCGTGGGGGCCCGCTTCGATGACCGCGTAACCAACAACGTGGCCAAGTTCTGCCCCGATGCCACCGTGGTCCATATCGACATCGATCCCACCTCCATCTCCAAGACGGTACAGGCCCATGTGCCCATCGTCGGTTCGGTGGAAACCGTGCTTGAGCAGATGCTGGAAGTGGTCCGCGAGTGTGGCTTCGATAACGACAAGGAGGCGCTGGCGGACTGGTGGAACCAGATCAACCAGTGGCGCTCCCGTCACTGCCTGGCTTACGAAAAATCGTCCACCCAGATCAAGCCACAGCAGGTGATCGAGACTCTCTACAAGGTGACTCAGGGGCAGGCGTTCGTCGCCTCCGACGTCGGCCAGCATCAGATGTTTGCCGCTCTCTACTACCCGTTTGCCAAACCGCGCCAGTGGATCAACTCAGGGGGGCTCGGCACCATGGGCTTCGGTATTCCGGCCGCCATGGGGGCCCAGTTTGCCAACCCGGATGCGGTGGTCTGCTGCGTCACCGGCGACGGCTCGGTGCAGATGAATATTCAGGAGCTCTCTACCTGCATGCAGTACGGGGTGCCCATCAAGATCATCTCCATCAACAACCGTGCGCTGGGCATGGTCAAGCAGTGGCAGAAGATGTTCTACGGCGGTCGTCACAGCCACTCCTACATGGAGTCCCTGCCGGACTTCGTCAAACTGGCGGAAGCCTACGGCCACGTCGGTATCGCGGTGAGCGATCCGGCCGAGCTGGAGAGCGCCATGGAGAAAGCCTTCGCCATGAAGGATCGGCTGGTGTTCATGGATATCTCGGTCGACCCGGATGAGCACGTCTATCCGATGCAGATCAAGTTTGGTGCCATGGATGAGATGTGGCTGAGCAAGACGGAGAGAACCTGA
- a CDS encoding MJ1255/VC2487 family glycosyltransferase, translated as MRILFGVQGTGNGHISRSRTLARALRTAGVEVDYLFSGRSADCYFDMEEFGAYRAFPGLTFVSYEGRVSPWRTLQAASPLTFWRDLRSLDCSEYDLVVSDFEPLTAYAARRYGKPSLTVSHQASFNWPIPRWGENGISRQLMRHFAPVDQPLGLHWFHFGHPLLPPVIDPIAAAPDNCEILVYLPFEQTEAIAALLSRFGQQRFVCFHPAIRTPSQWRNLCFEPPSRHGFIAVLAGCRGVISNAGFELASEALTLGKKLLVKPLGGQFEQLTNGKTLEMMGLATLMDVLDANLVRTWLDSASPGAVCYPDVAGELARWLAAGADESVASLSRRLWARTLFPEEVSDRLSELDGGERLSAGWLSQVSVVD; from the coding sequence ATGAGGATACTCTTCGGGGTGCAGGGCACCGGCAACGGCCACATCAGTCGCAGTCGCACCCTGGCGCGGGCGTTGCGCACGGCAGGGGTCGAGGTGGATTATCTCTTTAGCGGCCGCTCCGCCGACTGCTACTTCGACATGGAGGAGTTTGGCGCCTACCGCGCCTTTCCCGGCCTCACTTTTGTCAGTTACGAGGGGCGAGTTTCTCCGTGGCGCACCCTGCAAGCCGCCTCGCCGCTCACCTTTTGGCGGGATCTGCGGTCTCTCGACTGCAGCGAATACGATCTGGTGGTGAGCGACTTTGAGCCGCTGACCGCCTACGCCGCCCGCCGCTATGGCAAGCCAAGCCTCACCGTTAGCCATCAGGCCAGCTTCAACTGGCCCATCCCGCGCTGGGGGGAGAATGGGATCAGCCGTCAGCTGATGCGCCACTTTGCCCCAGTGGATCAGCCGCTCGGGCTGCACTGGTTTCACTTCGGCCACCCCTTGCTACCACCGGTGATCGACCCCATCGCCGCCGCGCCGGATAACTGCGAGATCCTGGTCTATCTGCCGTTTGAGCAGACCGAGGCGATCGCTGCCCTGTTGTCGCGCTTTGGTCAGCAGCGCTTCGTCTGCTTTCATCCCGCCATTCGCACCCCGAGCCAGTGGCGCAACCTGTGCTTCGAACCGCCGTCGCGGCACGGATTTATCGCCGTGCTGGCCGGTTGTCGCGGCGTCATCTCCAACGCGGGTTTCGAGCTCGCTTCCGAGGCGCTCACCCTTGGCAAGAAGCTGCTGGTCAAGCCCCTCGGCGGCCAGTTCGAGCAGCTGACCAACGGCAAGACCCTCGAGATGATGGGGCTGGCGACCCTGATGGATGTGCTCGATGCCAATCTGGTGCGCACCTGGCTCGACAGCGCCTCGCCGGGGGCGGTTTGCTACCCCGATGTGGCGGGGGAGTTGGCCCGCTGGCTGGCTGCGGGTGCTGACGAGAGCGTGGCCTCTCTGTCTCGTCGGCTCTGGGCGCGCACCCTGTTTCCGGAGGAGGTGAGTGATCGCCTGAGCGAGCTGGATGGGGGAGAGCGTTTATCCGCTGGCTGGTTATCGCAAGTGAGCGTTGTTGACTAG
- the dusB gene encoding tRNA dihydrouridine synthase DusB gives MQIGPHTLETPLIVAPMAGVTDRPFRELCLRLGAGMAVSEMLLANPDVWDTQKTRMRMDHSAEGGLRSVQIAGADPEMMAFAARYNVEQGAQIVDINMGCPAKKVNKKLAGSALLRYPDQVKAICRTVVDAVEVPVTLKIRTGWDPDNRNGVEIARIAEDCGIAALAVHGRTRACLYKGEAEYDTIKAIKQAVSIPVVANGDINSPEKARYVLDYTGVDAVMIGRAAQGRPWIFREIRHFLETGTKLPPPEREEVRTLMNEHVTNLHRFYGAYLGARIARKHVGWYLDEEETGREFRKHFNALDCADAQLEALEAYFDGLG, from the coding sequence ATGCAGATAGGTCCCCACACGCTTGAAACTCCCCTGATTGTGGCGCCCATGGCCGGTGTAACAGACCGACCATTCCGTGAACTTTGTTTGCGGCTGGGTGCCGGCATGGCCGTTTCCGAGATGCTGCTGGCCAACCCGGATGTCTGGGATACCCAGAAAACCAGGATGAGGATGGATCACTCTGCAGAAGGCGGTTTGCGATCGGTCCAGATTGCCGGGGCCGACCCGGAGATGATGGCGTTTGCTGCCCGCTACAACGTGGAGCAGGGCGCACAGATCGTCGACATCAACATGGGCTGCCCGGCAAAAAAAGTGAATAAGAAGCTGGCAGGTTCAGCCCTGCTGCGTTACCCCGATCAGGTCAAAGCAATTTGCCGGACCGTGGTGGATGCAGTGGAAGTACCTGTCACCTTGAAGATCCGCACAGGATGGGATCCGGATAACCGCAATGGCGTGGAGATCGCCCGAATCGCCGAAGATTGCGGTATCGCGGCCCTTGCCGTGCACGGTCGTACCCGTGCCTGCCTCTACAAGGGCGAAGCGGAGTACGACACGATTAAGGCGATTAAGCAGGCCGTATCGATTCCTGTTGTCGCCAATGGCGACATCAACAGCCCGGAGAAAGCCCGGTATGTCCTCGACTATACCGGTGTGGACGCCGTGATGATCGGCCGCGCTGCGCAAGGACGACCCTGGATTTTCCGGGAAATCCGTCATTTTCTTGAGACGGGCACCAAGCTGCCACCTCCCGAGAGGGAAGAGGTTCGCACCCTGATGAACGAGCATGTCACCAACCTGCACCGGTTTTATGGTGCATATCTGGGAGCGCGCATCGCCCGTAAACACGTGGGCTGGTATCTGGATGAAGAAGAGACGGGCCGAGAATTCCGTAAGCACTTCAATGCCCTGGATTGTGCTGACGCACAACTAGAAGCACTCGAAGCGTATTTCGATGGATTAGGTTAA
- a CDS encoding M20 family metallopeptidase, with translation MNNIHIEPALLALRDFSQEVRHHLHTIPEASGVEFKTSAYCRELMAGFGYRLTDYPGFTGFHGDLVVDPVLPTIAFRADMDGLEMHDMSDVAFKSTHDGMAHNCGHDSHMAIALTAAKFLAANRDRLQYNVRFIFQMAEEDMRVPGAEKMVELGCMKGVDEVYALHNDGAMETGTIKFNHGVMSSWGSAWTLDVHGISAHGSTPHKGLDAIREAVRIIEDMDYIVAKRTSPFSPAVFGCGMINGGTIPNAIADHVQARGTIRAMDAETDQILKNSFKEIVAQSELRGFKTKMVYAGYPAVENHADACARLLQAATDVLPSEGINAQGQPMTGSEDFSYMVNACRGRKGAMFFLGSGCQAKGICNYLHANPYYLDDDCLLVGAQIFINLATRSA, from the coding sequence ATGAACAACATCCACATTGAACCGGCCCTGCTAGCCCTGCGCGACTTCAGTCAGGAAGTGCGCCACCACCTGCACACCATTCCGGAAGCCTCCGGCGTCGAGTTCAAGACCTCGGCCTACTGCCGCGAGCTGATGGCAGGCTTTGGCTACCGCCTCACCGACTACCCGGGCTTCACCGGTTTTCACGGCGATCTGGTGGTTGACCCTGTGCTGCCGACCATCGCCTTCCGTGCCGACATGGATGGCCTCGAGATGCACGACATGAGCGACGTTGCGTTCAAGTCGACCCACGATGGAATGGCTCACAACTGTGGTCACGACTCCCATATGGCGATCGCCCTGACTGCGGCCAAATTTCTGGCCGCCAACCGCGATCGCTTGCAGTACAACGTCCGCTTTATCTTCCAGATGGCGGAAGAGGATATGCGGGTGCCGGGCGCCGAGAAGATGGTCGAACTGGGCTGTATGAAGGGGGTGGACGAGGTCTATGCCCTCCATAACGACGGCGCCATGGAGACCGGCACCATCAAGTTCAACCACGGTGTCATGTCCTCCTGGGGCTCCGCCTGGACGTTGGATGTGCACGGTATCTCCGCCCACGGCTCCACCCCCCACAAGGGGCTGGATGCCATCCGCGAAGCGGTGCGGATCATCGAGGACATGGACTACATCGTCGCCAAGCGCACCAGTCCGTTCAGCCCGGCGGTGTTTGGCTGCGGCATGATCAACGGCGGCACCATCCCCAACGCCATCGCCGACCATGTGCAGGCGCGCGGTACCATCCGTGCCATGGATGCCGAGACCGACCAGATCCTGAAGAACAGCTTCAAGGAGATCGTGGCCCAGAGCGAACTGCGCGGCTTCAAAACCAAGATGGTCTATGCCGGGTATCCGGCGGTCGAGAACCACGCCGATGCCTGTGCCCGCCTGCTGCAAGCGGCCACCGATGTCTTGCCCTCTGAGGGGATCAACGCTCAGGGTCAGCCGATGACCGGCAGCGAAGATTTCAGCTACATGGTCAACGCCTGCCGTGGCCGCAAGGGGGCCATGTTCTTCCTCGGCAGCGGCTGTCAGGCCAAGGGGATCTGCAACTATCTCCATGCAAACCCCTACTACCTCGATGACGACTGCCTGCTGGTCGGAGCCCAGATCTTTATCAATCTGGCGACCCGCAGCGCTTAA
- a CDS encoding DMT family transporter → MNRTPLLLMVLVTLLAAAGWLFSKEAIRELPPAAFIGSRFLLAALLLLPLAWLREPPPSRPQMVRAAGCGTLLGASLLLWVTAISQSDALGSGAFIMSVATLMAPLAAWGAFRAKPGRHYWLTLPIAIAGLLLLSSSTHWGVSLSLFWFLAAATTLGIQLAVHRHFAQSIAPSWLTCIQLAMTGLLGTLLSLLTEQWPEAGVSHGIWGWFAASVLIATTLRYWLLTHALSKMTTAHAALMMLLEPVWTLLLSTLFYNEPLGGAKLAGAGLVLGALVLYQLPLLLRRARLKTPV, encoded by the coding sequence ATGAACCGCACGCCCCTGCTGCTGATGGTACTGGTCACCCTGCTGGCCGCCGCTGGCTGGCTCTTCTCGAAAGAGGCGATCCGCGAACTGCCCCCTGCCGCCTTTATCGGCAGCCGCTTTCTGCTGGCAGCCCTGCTGTTGCTCCCCCTGGCCTGGTTGCGCGAGCCACCGCCGAGCCGACCCCAGATGGTGCGCGCCGCCGGTTGCGGCACCCTCCTCGGCGCCAGCCTGCTGCTGTGGGTCACCGCCATCAGCCAGAGCGATGCGCTCGGCAGCGGCGCCTTTATCATGAGCGTCGCCACCCTGATGGCCCCGCTGGCCGCATGGGGAGCCTTTCGGGCCAAGCCAGGCCGCCACTACTGGCTCACCCTGCCCATCGCCATCGCCGGTTTGCTGCTGCTCTCCAGCAGTACCCACTGGGGCGTGTCGCTCTCGCTGTTCTGGTTTCTGGCGGCGGCCACCACCCTCGGTATCCAGCTTGCCGTCCATCGCCACTTCGCCCAATCCATTGCCCCCAGCTGGCTCACCTGCATCCAGCTGGCGATGACCGGCCTGCTCGGCACCCTGCTCTCCCTGCTGACCGAACAGTGGCCCGAGGCTGGAGTCAGCCACGGCATCTGGGGCTGGTTTGCGGCGAGCGTCTTGATCGCCACCACCCTGCGCTACTGGCTGCTCACCCATGCGTTGAGCAAGATGACCACCGCCCATGCCGCCCTGATGATGCTGCTGGAACCGGTCTGGACTCTGCTGCTGAGCACCCTCTTCTACAACGAACCCCTAGGCGGCGCCAAACTGGCCGGTGCCGGACTGGTACTCGGCGCCCTGGTGCTCTACCAGCTCCCCCTGTTGCTGCGCAGGGCACGGCTCAAAACGCCCGTCTGA
- a CDS encoding LysR substrate-binding domain-containing protein codes for MNIVRLKNFTEIVKNNFNISATAEKLYTSQPTLSKQMKMLEDELGLALFTRKGKNLVGLTSAGEQVMELAKGVVAQVEQINQLSLGEQLATSGVLRIATTHTQARYKLPAVITEFTRRYPEVAINLHQGAPAQLAQMVQSGDVDMAIATESMYLFDELAAIPCHRWGRSVVVPHGHPLIDCQPLSMADLARYPLITYVFGFTGRSKMDKAFSRHGLSPKTVLTATDTDVIKHYVRLGMGVGVIASVAFDEGDREALVSLNIDHLIASSATHICLRKHAHLRDYMYDFIHLYAPHISRETVQLHLINQPPAANMAELPWL; via the coding sequence ATGAACATCGTCCGGCTCAAGAACTTTACCGAGATCGTGAAGAACAACTTCAACATCTCGGCGACGGCGGAGAAGCTCTACACCTCCCAGCCCACCCTCAGCAAGCAGATGAAGATGCTGGAAGATGAGCTGGGGCTCGCCCTCTTTACTCGCAAGGGGAAAAATCTGGTCGGCTTGACCAGCGCAGGCGAGCAGGTGATGGAGCTGGCCAAGGGGGTTGTGGCGCAGGTGGAGCAGATCAACCAGCTGTCGCTCGGGGAGCAACTGGCCACCAGCGGGGTGCTGCGTATTGCCACCACCCACACCCAGGCGCGCTACAAGCTGCCAGCGGTGATCACCGAGTTCACTCGCCGTTATCCCGAGGTTGCGATCAATCTGCATCAGGGGGCGCCCGCCCAGTTGGCCCAGATGGTGCAAAGCGGCGATGTGGATATGGCGATCGCCACCGAATCGATGTATCTGTTCGATGAGTTGGCAGCGATTCCCTGCCATCGTTGGGGACGCAGCGTAGTGGTGCCCCACGGTCATCCGCTGATCGACTGTCAGCCGCTGTCGATGGCGGATCTGGCCCGCTACCCCCTCATCACCTATGTGTTCGGCTTTACCGGCCGATCCAAGATGGACAAGGCCTTCAGCCGTCACGGCCTCTCGCCGAAAACCGTGCTGACCGCCACCGACACCGACGTGATCAAGCACTACGTCCGGCTCGGCATGGGGGTCGGGGTGATTGCAAGCGTAGCCTTTGACGAGGGGGATAGGGAGGCTCTGGTGAGCCTCAACATCGACCACCTGATCGCCTCGAGCGCCACCCACATCTGCCTGCGCAAGCATGCCCATCTGCGCGACTACATGTACGACTTTATCCACCTCTACGCCCCCCATATCAGCCGGGAGACGGTGCAGCTGCACCTTATCAACCAGCCGCCCGCCGCCAATATGGCGGAGTTGCCGTGGCTCTAG
- the fis gene encoding DNA-binding transcriptional regulator Fis yields the protein MFEQTLTSDALVTTTHNHAAEPTQRPLRDSVQQALRNYLAQLNGQEVIDLYDMVLSEVEAPMLDVIMQYTRGNQTRAAVMMGINRGTLRKKLKRYGMN from the coding sequence ATGTTCGAACAAACCCTGACTTCTGATGCATTGGTAACAACTACTCACAATCACGCTGCCGAGCCGACCCAGCGCCCCCTGCGTGACTCTGTGCAACAGGCCCTGCGTAACTACTTGGCCCAGTTGAACGGTCAGGAAGTGATTGATCTGTACGATATGGTTCTCTCCGAAGTCGAAGCGCCGATGCTGGACGTGATCATGCAGTACACCCGTGGTAACCAGACTCGCGCAGCCGTGATGATGGGTATCAACCGTGGCACCCTGCGCAAGAAGCTCAAGCGTTACGGCATGAACTGA
- a CDS encoding LysE family translocator: MFGIHDLALFMVSGLLLNIMPGPDSLLVMLRSGSQGWRAGSVAALGIGTGVMVHVLAAALGLSALLSASAELFALIKLVGAIYLIYLGFSLLRQQATGAMERGATLPALSYGQIYRQGVLTNVLNPKVALFFLAFVPQFIAPDAPDKALAFILLGCIFNLGGIIWCHLLVFTTVYASHRVRLSQRLGRWLNRGIGTLFVGLGIKLASD; the protein is encoded by the coding sequence ATGTTCGGTATTCATGATCTTGCACTGTTTATGGTCTCGGGGCTGCTGCTCAATATCATGCCGGGACCGGACTCCTTGCTGGTCATGCTGCGCAGTGGCTCGCAAGGGTGGCGTGCCGGTTCGGTCGCGGCCCTTGGCATTGGCACCGGCGTCATGGTGCATGTGCTGGCGGCGGCCCTCGGTCTGTCAGCCCTGCTCAGTGCATCTGCCGAGTTGTTTGCCCTCATCAAGTTGGTTGGCGCCATCTACCTCATCTATCTGGGGTTCTCCCTGCTGCGCCAGCAGGCTACGGGTGCCATGGAGAGAGGGGCCACCCTGCCAGCCCTCTCCTATGGCCAGATTTACCGGCAGGGGGTGCTGACCAATGTGCTCAACCCCAAGGTGGCGCTCTTTTTCCTCGCCTTCGTGCCCCAGTTCATCGCACCGGATGCCCCCGACAAGGCGCTCGCTTTTATTCTGCTCGGCTGCATTTTCAATCTGGGCGGTATCATCTGGTGTCACCTGCTGGTCTTTACCACCGTCTATGCCAGCCACAGGGTACGGCTGTCACAGCGTCTCGGTCGCTGGCTCAACCGGGGCATCGGCACCCTGTTTGTCGGACTCGGGATCAAGCTCGCCAGCGACTAG
- a CDS encoding TetR/AcrR family transcriptional regulator: MEKRRPGRPVGRSDIRDKLLAAARERFLNTPYSKVTTREIAELAGSNLAMIHYYFGSKEGLYKAVLGDVAEPLDHAWQDEHSNHSLNELLNTYYQVMAPNSELTSAISSALSTEKSPGRDFVLSRLLERQLPQFDALLETMKSNGELGDDLDPEMLKISFLSMMWQPFVMKDLYEQVFGLKVDEHFMARLADHNCRLMETGLRGNH; encoded by the coding sequence ATGGAAAAACGTAGACCTGGTCGTCCGGTCGGACGTTCTGACATTCGTGACAAGTTGCTTGCTGCTGCCCGTGAGCGTTTTCTCAATACTCCCTATAGCAAGGTGACTACACGTGAAATCGCCGAGCTTGCCGGCTCCAATTTGGCGATGATCCACTACTACTTCGGCAGTAAAGAGGGTCTTTACAAAGCTGTGCTGGGTGATGTGGCCGAGCCTCTCGACCATGCTTGGCAAGATGAGCACAGCAATCACAGCTTGAACGAGCTGCTCAACACCTACTATCAGGTGATGGCGCCCAACAGCGAGTTGACCTCGGCTATCTCCAGCGCATTGTCGACCGAGAAGAGCCCGGGCCGGGATTTTGTGCTGAGCCGTCTGCTGGAGCGTCAGCTGCCGCAGTTTGATGCCCTGCTGGAAACCATGAAGTCCAACGGCGAGCTGGGGGACGATCTGGACCCCGAGATGTTGAAGATCTCCTTCCTCAGCATGATGTGGCAGCCGTTTGTGATGAAAGATCTCTACGAGCAGGTGTTTGGCCTGAAAGTGGATGAGCACTTCATGGCCCGTCTGGCGGATCACAACTGTCGTCTGATGGAGACCGGCCTGCGCGGCAACCACTGA
- a CDS encoding DUF3100 domain-containing protein, with translation MQQTSPLKTVTVSILATAMLIFVAQYLIGKQEIRIGIAIIPILPMLFAVIIGMIVSAKPVKDRIPGWKQLFTEKEEGFCGKMVGFSLLILGTQYAGMIIPNLKMILSVGVPLFLQEIGNLLPILIAIPLAVKFGFGRRAIGACSSISREPSVAVIQGKFGTGSQEYIGVLAIYLCGSVIGTLWFSVLGSIAPLTGLHPLALAAGSGVGSGSMLSAASGALINGLDEALAQQVLSIAAASNLLSSALGALSLTYLGLPLAEKIYALTAKGEKA, from the coding sequence ATGCAGCAAACCAGCCCCCTCAAGACGGTCACAGTCAGCATATTGGCAACCGCCATGCTGATCTTTGTGGCCCAGTACCTGATAGGCAAACAGGAGATCAGGATCGGCATCGCCATCATCCCGATCCTGCCGATGCTCTTTGCCGTCATCATCGGCATGATTGTCTCCGCCAAACCGGTCAAGGATCGCATCCCCGGCTGGAAGCAGCTCTTCACCGAAAAAGAAGAGGGCTTCTGCGGCAAGATGGTGGGCTTCAGCCTGCTGATCCTGGGTACCCAGTACGCGGGGATGATCATCCCTAACCTGAAGATGATCCTGAGCGTCGGCGTGCCGCTGTTCTTGCAGGAGATTGGCAACCTGCTGCCGATCCTGATCGCCATTCCGCTGGCGGTGAAGTTCGGCTTTGGCCGTCGCGCCATCGGGGCCTGCTCCTCCATCAGCCGTGAGCCGTCCGTCGCGGTAATTCAGGGCAAGTTCGGCACCGGCTCCCAGGAGTACATCGGTGTGCTGGCCATCTACCTGTGCGGCTCCGTCATCGGCACCCTCTGGTTCAGCGTGCTGGGCAGCATCGCCCCGCTCACCGGTCTGCACCCGCTGGCGCTGGCTGCCGGCTCCGGTGTGGGCTCAGGCTCCATGCTGAGTGCAGCCTCCGGCGCCCTGATCAACGGTCTCGACGAAGCGCTGGCTCAGCAGGTGCTGAGTATCGCCGCGGCATCGAACCTGCTCTCGTCTGCCCTCGGCGCCCTCTCCCTCACCTATCTGGGTCTGCCGCTCGCTGAAAAAATCTATGCCCTGACTGCCAAAGGAGAGAAAGCATGA
- a CDS encoding phosphatase PAP2 family protein: MNKIQQWDLQVCRVCLLHGYNRQQARVSRLISRTGDGPLYAVLAALLWWLGEAERELVRLALLAFAIELPLYLLLKNSLKRQRPVGLPVFITPSDRYSLPSGHTAAAFLMATILAAGFPLWAPLLFGWAALVGASRLLLGVHYLSDLVAGALLGGGCAVLALGWSHS; encoded by the coding sequence ATGAACAAGATCCAGCAATGGGACCTGCAGGTGTGCCGGGTCTGCCTGCTTCACGGTTACAACCGGCAGCAGGCGAGGGTGAGTCGTCTCATTTCCCGCACCGGTGATGGCCCGCTTTACGCCGTGCTGGCCGCCTTGCTCTGGTGGCTGGGGGAGGCAGAGCGTGAACTGGTTCGACTGGCGCTGCTTGCCTTCGCCATCGAACTGCCCCTCTATCTGCTGCTGAAAAACAGCCTGAAACGGCAACGGCCAGTCGGTTTGCCGGTCTTTATCACCCCTTCCGATCGCTACAGCCTTCCCTCCGGCCATACCGCCGCAGCCTTTCTGATGGCCACCATACTGGCCGCCGGTTTTCCGCTCTGGGCACCCCTGCTGTTTGGCTGGGCGGCACTGGTGGGGGCATCCCGGTTGCTGCTCGGGGTACACTACCTGAGCGATCTGGTAGCCGGGGCTCTGCTGGGTGGTGGTTGCGCCGTGCTGGCGCTCGGCTGGAGCCATTCATGA